From Argopecten irradians isolate NY chromosome 2, Ai_NY, whole genome shotgun sequence, the proteins below share one genomic window:
- the LOC138317018 gene encoding uncharacterized protein: METLAIVCILAWMLAYTSALQTYYMEEGCGAAINMMTRNEDSIILRLTRNPTHRPNQDCVIAIEPPLGKDLSVTFRDLDVETGPTGQCATDFLRMYDGRSGQAQFVQGLPQTICGNNNMMLSRSYETRLGYLTVQFQSRSQIVNRRGFELLISAFRRGNIKQALPNV, encoded by the exons ATGGAGACTTTAGCAATCGTTTGCATCTTGGCTTGGATGCTTGCTTATACATCTGCTTTACAAACCT ATTATATGGAGGAAGGATGTGGAGCGGCCATCAATATGATGACCAGGAATGAGGACTCGATCATCCTAAGGCTGACCAGAAATCCTACACACCGTCCTAACCAGGACTGTGTGATTGCAATCGAACCACCACTGGGGAAGGATCTTTCTGTGACCTTTCGCGATCTTGACGTAGAAACCGGCCCAACAGGACAGTGTGCCACGGACTTTTTGAGAATGTACGACGGCAGGAGTGGGCAAGCACAGTTTGTTCAAG GTCTTCCCCAGACAATCTGTGGTAACAACAATATGATGTTGAGCAGATCCTACGAGACCCGACTTGGATACCTCACCGTCCAGTTCCAGAGTCGGTCTCAGATCGTCAACAGGAGGGGATTCGAACTTCTCATCAGTGCCTTCAGACGAGGTAACATAAAGCAAGCACTTCCTAATGTTTAA